The Ammospiza nelsoni isolate bAmmNel1 chromosome 10, bAmmNel1.pri, whole genome shotgun sequence genome includes a region encoding these proteins:
- the SNORC gene encoding protein SNORC yields MAPRPALEAMPYHRVLRLVLLTLCSIPVPAVLAAEYPQDAVPTLWNEPPELPSGAGPFDAATATARLSDATAFPPYTSELEPEDTTHLHRLDTGDGSLGPGAIGAIVIASLLGTSVLVALVVITLRKFSAS; encoded by the exons ATGGCTCCCAGGCCAGCTCT GGAAGCCATGCCCTACCACAGAGTCCTTCGCCTGGTCCTGCTAACGCTGTGCAGCATCCcggtccctgctgtgctggcag CAGAGTACCCGCAGGACGCGGTCCCCACCCTCTGGAACGAGCCGCCCGAGCTGCCCTCTGGAGCCGGTCCCTTCGACGCTGCCACTGCCACCGCCCGGCTGTCGGATGCCACTGCCTTCCCCCCGTACACCTCCGAGCTGGAGCCCGAGGACACCACCCACCTGCACCGGCTGGACACCGGGGACG GCTCACTGGGACCTGGGGCTATTGGTGCCATTGTCATCGCCTCCCTCCTGGGTACGTCTGTGCTTGTGGCCTTGGTCGTCATCACACTGAGAAAGTTCTCGGCCTCCTGA
- the GIGYF2 gene encoding GRB10-interacting GYF protein 2 isoform X7 has product MAAETQTLNFGPEWLRALSSGGSVTSPPLSPALPKYKLADYRYGREEMLALFLKDNKIPSDLLDKEFLPILQEEPLPPLALVPFTEEEQRNFSMSVNSAAVLRLTGRGGGTVVGAPRGRSSSRGRVRPNFEEGGTVTTGRKHEFIRSESENWRIFREEQNGEDEDGGWRLAGSRRDGERWRPHSPDGPHSAGWREHMERRRRFEFDFRDRDDERGYRRVRCGSGSMDDDRDSLPEWCLEDAEEEMGTFDSSGAFLSLKKVQKEPIPEEQEMDFRPVEEGEERSDSEGSHNEEAKDHEKTKKEGEKTERIVAEAVEEAAQASSPAARSDTPPKSQPPDPLQTNLFERKEESVPERTEKTEDKENRVENTLSAKMSNRGEDLASLAQPLPQISADTAASAHLSPPVSNSNPALRSVQTPVTAAPGMGNIPTDPDDEEGLKHLEQQAEKMVAYLQDSALDDERLAAKIQEHRAKGSSMPLFHEAMQKWYYKDPQGEIQGPFSNQEMAEWFQAGYFTMSLLVKRACDETFQPLGDIMKMWGRVPFTPGPAPLPHLGELDQERLTRQQELALIQMQHLQYQHLLIQQQYAQMLAQQQKAALSSQQQQQLAILLQQFQALKMRISEQNMMPPVTRSVSVPDTGSIWELQSASQPTVWEGSSVWDLPIDTAAQGPALEQLQQLEKAKAAKLEQERREVEMRAKREEEERKRQEELRRQQEELLRRQQEDERKRREEEELARRKQEMTVRAERGEAVDLICLDFRKAFDVILHKRLVYKEEALRRQREQEIALRRQREEEERQQQEEALRRLEERRREEEERRQREELIRKQEEEAAKWAREEEEAQRRLEESRLRMEEEAARQRLEEEERKRKELELQRQKEIMRQRQQQQEALRRLQQQQQQQQLAQMKLPSSSTWGQQSNSGACQSQTTLSLAEIQKLEEERERQLREEQRRQQRELMKALQQQQQQQQQKLSGWGNVTKPTGTTKSLLEIQQEEARQMQKQQQQQHQQPNRVRNTTHSNLHTSIGNSVWGSLNTNPSNQWASDLVSSIWSNADTKNSNMGFWDDAVKEVGPRNSTNKNKSNASLSKSVGITSRQNKKVEEEEKLLKLFQGVNKAQDGFTQWCEQMLHALNTANNLDVPTFVSFLKEVESPYEVHDYIRAYLGDTPEAKEFAKQFLERRAKQKASQQRQQQQQQDSVWGMNHSSLHSVFQTNQSNNQQSNFEAVQSGKKKKKQKMVRADPSLLGFSVNASSERLNMGEIETLEDY; this is encoded by the exons TGAGACCAAACTTTGAGGAAGGTGGGACAGTGACCACAGGGAGGAAACACGAATTTATCCGCTCTGAGAGCGAGAACTGGCGCATCTTCAGGGAGGAGCAGAATGGGGAAGATGAGGATGGAGGCTGGCGACTGGCTGGGTCAcggagggatggggagaggtgGCGTCCTCACAGTCcag ACGGCCCTCATTCCGCAGGCTGGCGGGAGCACATGGAGCGACGGCGGAGGTTCGAGTTTGATTTCCGGGACCGAGACGACGAGCGGGGCTATCGCCGCGTGCGCTGCGGCAGCGGCAGCATGGACGACGACAGGGACAGTCTCCCTGAGTGGTGCTTGGAGGAtgcagaggaggagatgggCACCTTTGACTCCTCTGGAGCGTTTCTCTCTTTAAAG AAAGTGCAGAAGGAGCCAATACCAGAGGAACAGGAGATGGACTTCAGGCCTgtggaggaaggggaggaaaggTCTGATTCTGAAGGGAGCCACAATGAAGAAGCCAAAGATCATGAAAAGACCaagaaggagggggagaaaacagaaagaatagTGGCAG AAGCAGTGGAAGAAGCAGCTCAGGCATCATCTCCAGCTGCCAGGTCAGACACCCCACCAAAATCCCAGCCTCCAGACCCGCTGCAGACAAATCTTTttgaaaggaaggaagagtcTGTgccagaaagaacagaaaaaacagaagatAAAGAGAATCGAGTGGAGAATACACTGTCAGCCAAAATGTCCAACAGAGGGGAAG atTTGGCTTCTCTTGCTCAACCTTTGCCACAGATTTCTGCAGacacagctgcttctgctcaTCTTTCTCCTCCTGTTTCCAATTCAAATCCTGCTCTGCGGTCAGTTCAAACACCTgtcacagctgctccaggcatgGGCAACATTCCCACTGATCCAGATGATGAAGAGGGCCTCAAACACCTAGAGCAG caagcagaaaaaatgGTGGCATATCTGCAGGACAGTGCCCTTGATGATGAAAGACTAGCAGCAAAAATCCAAGAGCACAGAGCAAAGGGTTCCTCTATGCCCCTCTTTCACGAAGCCATGCAGAAGTGGTACTACAAAGATCCACAAGGAGAAATTCAGG GTCCATTTAGTAATCAGGAGATGGCAGAGTGGTTCCAGGCTGGATACTTCACAATGTCACTGTTGGTGAAGAGAGCCTGTGATGAGACTTTCCAGCCGCTTGGAGACATCATGAAAATGTGGGGCAGGGTTCCCTTCACTCCAGGCCCAGCACCACTTCCACATCTG GGTGAACTGGACCAAGAGCGACTGACTAGACAACAAGAGTTGGCTCTAATCCAAATGCAGCACCTGCAGTATCAGCATCTTCTAATACA ACAACAGTATGCACAGatgctggctcagcagcagaaggcagccctctcatcccagcagcagcagcagctcgcTATTCTCCTTCAACAGTTCCAGGCCCTGAAGATGAG AATATCTGAACAGAACATGATGCCACCTGTCACAAGGTCTGTGTCAGTGCCGGACACTGGCTCAATATGGGAACTTCAGTCAGCTTCACAGCCTACAG TCTGGGAAGGAAGCAGTGTCTGGGATCTGCCCATTGATACTGCAGCTCAGGGACCAGCTCTAGAACAACTTCAGCAGCTCGAGAAGGCCAAGGCTGCAAAG CTAGAGCAAGAGAGGAGAGAAGTGGAAATGAGGGCCAAAcgagaggaagaggagaggaaaaggcaggaggagcttCGGAGGCAACAAGAAGAGCTACTTaggaggcagcaggaagatGAGAGGAAACGACGGGAAGAAGAAGAACTGGCCCGCAGGAAGCAA GAGATGACAGTGAGAGCTGAGAGGGGTGAAGCAGTAGACTTAATCTGCCTGGACTTCAGGAAGGCTTTTGATGTAATACTGCATAAAAGACTAGTATATAAG GAGGAGGCCCTCAGGCGACAACGGGAGCAGGAAATTGCACTAAGGCGGCAgcgggaggaagaggagaggcaaCAACAGGAGGAAGCACTTAGGAGATTAgaggagagaagaagagaggaggaggaaaggcgTCAGCGAGAGGAGTTAATCCGTAAACAG gaagaggaggccGCCAAGTGGGCgcgtgaggaggaggaggctcagCGGCGGCTGGAGGAGAGCCGGCTGCGcatggaggaggaggcggcgcgGCAgcggctggaggaggaggagcggaAGCGCAAGGAGCTGGAACTCCAGCGCCAGAAGGAGATCatgaggcagaggcagcagcagcaggaggcttTACGgcggctgcagcagcagcagcaacagcagcaactTGCACAAATGAAG CTCCCTTCATCTTCGACATGGGGTCAGCAATCAAATTCAGGAGCTTGTCAATCCCAGACCACACTGTCATTGGCTGAAATCCAAAAGTTAGAAGAAGAACGAGAACGGCAGCTCCGAGAAGAG CAAAGGCGTCAGCAGCGTGAACTAATGAAGGCCctccagcaacagcagcagcaacagcagcaaaaactgTCAGGCTGGGGTAATGTCACCAAACCAACAGGCACCACCAAGTCCCTGCTGGAGATACAGCAGGAAGAGGCAAGGCAGatgcagaaacagcagcaacagcagcaccagcagccgAACAGAGTCAGAAATACCACG CACTCTAACCTGCACACCAGCATTGGGAATTCAGTGTGGGGCTCTCTAAACACAAATCCCAGCAACCAGTGGGCATCTGACCTAGTCAGTAGCATCTGGAGCAATGCTGATACCAAAAACTCAAACATGGGTTTCTGGGATGATGCAGTGAAGGAAGTGGGACCTCGTAACTCAaccaataaaaacaaaagcaatgcCAGCCTCAG taaaTCTGTAGGTATTACAAGTAGACAAAACAAGAAGgtagaagaagaagagaagcTGTTGAAATTGTTCCAGGGGGTTAATAAAGCCCAGGATGGATTCACTCAGTGGTGTGAACAGATGCTTCATGCACTCAACACAGCCAACAACTTAGATG TTCCCACGTTTGTATCTTTTCTGAAGGAAGTGGAGTCTCCCTATGAGGTCCATGACTACATCCGAGCCTACCTTGGAGATACTCCTGAGGCCAAGGAGTTTGCCAAGCAGTTCCTCGAGCGCCGTGCCAAACAGAAAGCCAGTCAGCAGAggcaacagcagcaacagcag GATTCAGTGTGGGGGATGAACCACAGTTCGCTACATTCAGTCTTTCAGACCAATCAGAGCAACAACCAGCAGTCCAACTTTGAGGCTGTGCAgagtgggaagaaaaagaagaaacagaaaatggttCGAGCAGATCCCAGCTTGTTAG GGTTTTCAGTGAATGCTTCATCAGAGCGGCTCAATATGGGAGAAATAGAGACTTTGGAAGACTACTGA